From a region of the Stenotrophomonas sp. BIO128-Bstrain genome:
- a CDS encoding PhoH family protein: MTALAQRDFTLTPEDNERLANMAGPFDEHLRQVELKLGVEIANRGHVFRVTGPKAVVADAQALIEALYAEAGDVVFDSHAIHLRLNQANVEQVAERAYEAQEVAIKVKRGTVRGRGANQARYLHQITTHDINFGIGPAGTGKTFLAVASAVEALNEARVQRLILVRPAVEAGEKLGFLPGDLSQKVDPYLRPLYDALYEMLGVEKVIKLLEKNVIEIAPLAYMRGRTLNDAYVILDEAQNTTVEQMKMFLTRLGFGSTAVVTGDLTQTDLPKHVKSGLRDAIEVLRDVEGVSFTFFEARDVVRHPLVARIVSAYDRRDLQQVQPGANP; this comes from the coding sequence ATGACCGCACTCGCACAACGCGACTTCACCCTCACCCCGGAAGACAACGAGCGCCTGGCCAACATGGCCGGCCCGTTCGACGAACATCTCCGCCAGGTGGAACTCAAACTCGGCGTGGAAATCGCCAACCGTGGGCACGTGTTCCGCGTGACCGGCCCCAAGGCCGTCGTCGCCGATGCGCAGGCCCTGATCGAAGCGCTGTACGCCGAAGCCGGCGACGTGGTGTTCGACAGCCATGCCATCCACCTGCGCCTGAACCAGGCCAACGTGGAGCAGGTGGCAGAACGCGCCTACGAGGCCCAGGAGGTGGCGATCAAGGTCAAGCGCGGCACCGTGCGCGGCCGGGGCGCCAACCAGGCCCGCTACCTGCACCAGATCACCACCCATGACATCAACTTCGGCATCGGCCCGGCCGGTACCGGCAAGACCTTCCTGGCCGTGGCCAGTGCGGTGGAAGCGCTCAACGAAGCGCGCGTGCAGCGCCTGATCCTGGTCCGCCCGGCGGTGGAGGCCGGCGAAAAGCTCGGCTTCCTGCCCGGCGACCTGAGCCAGAAGGTGGACCCGTACCTGCGCCCGCTATACGACGCGCTGTATGAAATGCTCGGCGTGGAAAAAGTGATCAAACTGCTGGAGAAGAACGTCATCGAGATCGCGCCGCTGGCCTACATGCGCGGGCGCACCCTCAACGATGCGTACGTGATCCTGGATGAAGCGCAGAACACCACGGTTGAACAGATGAAGATGTTCCTGACCCGCCTGGGCTTCGGCTCCACTGCGGTGGTCACCGGCGATCTCACCCAGACCGATCTGCCCAAGCACGTGAAATCCGGCCTGCGCGATGCCATCGAGGTCCTGCGCGATGTCGAGGGCGTGAGCTTCACCTTCTTCGAAGCGCGCGACGTGGTCCGTCATCCGCTGGTGGCGCGCATCGTCAGCGCTTACGATCGCCGCGATCTGCAACAGGTCCAACCCGGAGCGAACCCATGA
- the ybeY gene encoding rRNA maturation RNase YbeY — MTRGPVRLDVAINYALPRAGLPSAVSFRKWVAAALKGRIREADLAIRLVDAKEGQSLNRHYRGKDYATNVLSFPAELPEGLPKGVKFPLLGDLVICAPVVAREADEQGKALNAHYAHLTVHGVLHLLGWDHEDEKEADAMEQLERDILAELGIADPYAGER, encoded by the coding sequence ATGACCCGTGGTCCCGTACGCCTGGACGTCGCCATCAATTACGCCCTGCCCCGCGCGGGTCTGCCCTCGGCGGTGAGCTTCCGCAAATGGGTGGCCGCGGCCCTGAAAGGCCGCATCCGCGAGGCCGATCTGGCCATCCGCCTGGTCGATGCCAAGGAAGGTCAGTCCCTGAACCGGCATTACCGCGGCAAGGATTACGCGACCAACGTGCTCAGCTTCCCCGCTGAATTGCCGGAGGGCCTGCCCAAGGGCGTGAAGTTCCCGCTGCTGGGCGACCTGGTGATCTGCGCCCCGGTGGTTGCCCGCGAGGCCGACGAACAGGGCAAGGCGCTCAACGCCCATTACGCGCACCTGACCGTGCACGGCGTGCTGCACCTGCTCGGCTGGGACCATGAGGACGAGAAGGAAGCCGATGCCATGGAACAGCTCGAGCGCGACATCCTGGCCGAACTCGGCATCGCCGATCCGTATGCCGGCGAGCGCTGA
- a CDS encoding transporter associated domain-containing protein: MSEDDSSSSAQEHNEKKRSWLERLTSAFSGEPHTRDELVAVLHTAHEDGLIAADTLRMMEGAISVAELTVGDVMISRSQMVSLPVEAPFLELMKQVVESGHSRFPVHGDNKDDILGILLAKDLLRGVVADNGPANIRELLRPAVLIPEAKKLNVLLKEFRLSRNHMAIVVDEYGGVAGLVTIEDVLEQIVGEIDDEHDEAEDHTSQIAIQADGQYVVDALTAIEDFNERFGATFPDDDYDTIGGLVTEAIGHLPETGDELTLDRFVFRVARADARRVQAFHVTVLPPDTHNED, translated from the coding sequence ATGTCTGAAGACGACAGTAGTAGCTCCGCGCAGGAGCACAATGAAAAGAAGCGCAGCTGGCTCGAACGCCTGACCTCTGCCTTCTCCGGCGAACCCCACACCCGCGACGAGCTGGTGGCGGTACTGCACACCGCGCACGAAGACGGCCTGATCGCCGCGGACACGCTGCGGATGATGGAGGGCGCCATTTCGGTGGCCGAGCTCACCGTTGGCGACGTGATGATCTCGCGCTCGCAGATGGTCTCCCTGCCGGTCGAAGCCCCCTTCCTTGAACTGATGAAGCAGGTGGTCGAATCCGGCCATTCGCGCTTCCCGGTGCACGGCGACAACAAGGACGACATCCTCGGCATCCTGCTGGCCAAGGACCTGCTGCGCGGCGTGGTCGCCGACAACGGGCCGGCCAACATCCGCGAGCTGCTGCGCCCGGCGGTGCTGATCCCCGAGGCCAAGAAGCTCAACGTGCTGCTGAAGGAGTTCCGGCTCTCGCGCAACCACATGGCCATCGTGGTGGACGAGTACGGCGGTGTTGCCGGGCTGGTCACCATCGAGGACGTGCTGGAGCAGATCGTCGGCGAGATCGACGACGAGCATGACGAGGCCGAGGACCACACCTCTCAGATCGCGATCCAGGCCGATGGCCAGTACGTGGTCGACGCGTTGACCGCGATCGAGGATTTCAACGAGCGCTTCGGTGCCACCTTCCCCGACGATGACTACGACACCATCGGTGGCCTGGTCACCGAGGCGATCGGGCACCTGCCCGAAACCGGCGATGAGCTCACCCTGGATCGCTTCGTGTTCCGGGTGGCGCGTGCCGATGCCCGCCGCGTGCAGGCGTTCCACGTGACCGTGCTGCCGCCCGACACCCACAACGAGGATTGA
- a CDS encoding DUF4105 domain-containing protein produces MRPPLNRWSLCRLLFVLSLLAMASLPFGALAAQDAAPAPATAAPAGEAPRIGVVTMQPGEIFFERFGHDALVVVDPVTGEATSYNFGYFDPSESDFIGNFVRGDMMYYLVALPLGQDLSYYQESGRGASVQWLDLTPVQARTLAESLAERAKPENARYHYDYYTANCATMVRDAIDGALGGGLHSQLSGRSRGNTYRSESVRLASPSPWMWLGFDIGLGPFADQPLSRWQEAFVPMRLADALRQVRNSEGRPLVQAEQELLPHRIAPEPSESPRRWWPWLLCGLIAAAGVVALRRRRRLLGGLALPFWLFCGIGGALLTYLWGFSAHQAAWANRNLLQLSPLCLLLVPAAVTLLRGRVPRAWFRIVLWAVAGLSLLGLVLHWLTLQAQYNLQWIVLLLPIHVALAWTLGRRDLPVTGR; encoded by the coding sequence ATGCGGCCCCCTTTGAATCGGTGGTCGCTGTGCCGCCTGTTGTTCGTGTTGTCGCTGCTTGCGATGGCCAGCCTGCCCTTCGGGGCGCTGGCCGCGCAGGATGCCGCGCCCGCGCCCGCCACCGCGGCACCTGCCGGCGAGGCGCCGCGCATCGGCGTGGTCACCATGCAGCCGGGCGAGATCTTCTTCGAACGCTTCGGGCATGACGCGCTGGTGGTGGTCGATCCGGTCACTGGCGAAGCGACCTCCTACAACTTCGGTTACTTCGACCCGAGCGAGTCCGATTTCATCGGCAACTTCGTGCGCGGCGACATGATGTACTACCTGGTCGCGCTGCCGCTCGGGCAGGATCTTTCCTACTACCAGGAGAGCGGCCGCGGCGCGAGCGTGCAGTGGCTGGACCTGACGCCCGTGCAGGCGCGCACCCTGGCCGAATCGCTGGCCGAGCGCGCCAAGCCGGAAAACGCGCGTTACCACTACGATTACTACACCGCCAACTGCGCCACCATGGTCCGCGATGCGATCGATGGTGCCCTCGGTGGCGGCCTGCATTCGCAGCTGTCGGGGCGCTCGCGCGGCAACACCTACCGCAGTGAATCGGTACGCCTGGCCTCGCCCTCGCCGTGGATGTGGCTGGGCTTCGATATCGGCCTGGGCCCGTTTGCCGACCAGCCACTGTCGCGCTGGCAGGAAGCGTTCGTCCCGATGCGCCTGGCCGATGCGCTGCGCCAGGTCCGCAACAGCGAAGGGCGCCCGCTGGTGCAGGCCGAGCAGGAACTGCTGCCGCACCGGATCGCGCCGGAACCGAGCGAGTCTCCCCGCCGCTGGTGGCCGTGGCTGCTGTGCGGCCTGATCGCTGCCGCAGGCGTGGTCGCACTGCGGCGCCGGCGTCGTCTGCTTGGTGGCCTCGCGCTGCCGTTCTGGCTGTTCTGCGGTATTGGCGGCGCACTGCTGACCTACCTGTGGGGCTTCAGCGCGCACCAGGCCGCCTGGGCCAACCGCAACCTGCTGCAGCTCTCGCCGCTGTGCCTGCTGCTTGTCCCCGCCGCGGTCACCCTGCTGCGCGGCCGCGTGCCGCGCGCGTGGTTCCGGATCGTGCTGTGGGCGGTGGCCGGGCTGTCCCTGCTGGGGCTGGTGCTGCACTGGCTGACCCTGCAGGCGCAGTACAACCTGCAGTGGATCGTGTTGCTGCTGCCGATCCACGTGGCGCTGGCGTGGACGCTGGGCCGCCGTGACCTGCCCGTCACGGGCCGCTGA
- a CDS encoding magnesium and cobalt transport protein CorA: MDTVTPDNPACVINCVHYDDQGKRHDISLDAISDVIASDNGFVWVGLYEPDDSVLLKLQEEFGLHSLAIEDARNAHQRPKVEAYGNSLFVVVTTAQMVDERIRYGETHAFLGPRFLVTVRHGASLSYAAPRARVEREPELLRTMGPSYCLYAVLDFVVDNYLPITQRYRDTLELLEKDIFSDNYKRHTVVRLYELKRELNKMRMAVAPLQDMLSQIKRYQGDLVPDEVKLYLRDVHDHAVRISDVIDTLREMLGTALSVNLSLVTLAQGETVKRLGAWAALLAAPTLITSWYGMNFTHMPELDKPWAYPAMIIGVGAVCVGLYRLFKRARWL; encoded by the coding sequence ATGGATACCGTCACACCCGATAACCCCGCCTGCGTCATCAACTGCGTTCACTACGATGACCAGGGCAAACGCCACGACATCAGCCTGGATGCGATCAGCGATGTGATCGCCAGCGACAACGGCTTCGTCTGGGTCGGCCTGTACGAGCCCGATGACAGCGTGCTGCTGAAACTGCAGGAAGAATTCGGCCTGCATTCGCTGGCCATCGAGGACGCCCGCAACGCGCACCAGCGGCCCAAGGTCGAGGCCTACGGCAATTCGCTGTTCGTGGTGGTGACCACCGCGCAGATGGTGGACGAGCGGATCCGTTACGGCGAAACGCACGCCTTCCTCGGCCCGCGCTTCCTGGTCACGGTGCGGCACGGCGCGTCGCTCTCCTATGCCGCCCCGCGCGCCCGCGTGGAGCGCGAGCCGGAGCTGCTGCGCACCATGGGGCCCTCGTACTGCCTGTACGCGGTGCTGGATTTCGTGGTCGACAACTACCTGCCGATCACCCAGCGCTACCGCGACACGCTGGAACTGCTGGAGAAGGACATCTTCTCCGACAACTACAAACGCCACACCGTGGTGCGCCTGTACGAGCTCAAGCGCGAGCTCAACAAGATGCGCATGGCCGTGGCGCCGCTGCAGGACATGCTCTCGCAGATCAAGCGCTACCAGGGTGACCTGGTGCCGGACGAAGTGAAGCTGTACCTGCGCGACGTGCACGACCACGCGGTACGGATCAGCGATGTGATCGACACCCTGCGCGAAATGCTGGGCACCGCGCTGAGCGTGAATCTCTCGCTGGTTACCCTGGCCCAGGGCGAGACGGTCAAGCGCCTGGGTGCGTGGGCGGCGCTGCTGGCCGCCCCGACCCTGATCACCAGCTGGTATGGCATGAACTTCACGCACATGCCCGAGCTCGACAAGCCCTGGGCCTACCCGGCGATGATCATCGGCGTGGGTGCGGTGTGCGTGGGCCTGTACCGGTTGTTCAAGCGCGCGCGCTGGCTGTAG
- a CDS encoding NAD-dependent succinate-semialdehyde dehydrogenase gives MTADIINPATGQVTYRHELLTAKEVEQRLAAAAGAFPAWAARSLQERGAILRAIAAQLRQRKGDIQHAMTTEMGKLKVEALGEIEKCAEACEFYADHAADYLKPQLIDTEAQRSYVRYEPIGCVFAVMPWNFPIWQVFRFLAPAFMAGNVALLKHASNVPQCADLILAVCRDGGLPEGVFDVLHIDNDQAAEVLRDKRVKAVTLTGSERAGRSIAANAGDQLKKCVMELGGSDAFVVLDDADLEKTVAAAVKSRFDNSGQTCIAAKRFIVVDAIADAFVEKFVAAAGKRVYGDPQDENTTLAPMARADLRDELHKQVQDSIAKGAKLLLGGEPVAGSHAGYPATILDNVTPGMPAYDEELFGPAAAILRVGDDAEALRVANDTTFGLGGSVWTTDAARGEAIAQQLECGAAFVNAIVKSDVRLPFGGSKRSGFGRELAEHGIHEFMNIKTVYVA, from the coding sequence ATGACCGCTGACATCATCAATCCCGCGACCGGCCAGGTCACGTATCGCCATGAACTGCTCACCGCCAAGGAGGTCGAGCAGCGCCTGGCGGCAGCTGCCGGGGCGTTCCCGGCCTGGGCGGCGCGTTCGCTGCAGGAGCGCGGGGCGATCCTGCGCGCGATTGCCGCCCAGCTGCGCCAACGCAAGGGCGACATCCAGCACGCGATGACCACCGAGATGGGCAAGCTCAAGGTGGAGGCGCTGGGTGAGATCGAGAAATGCGCCGAGGCCTGCGAGTTCTACGCCGACCATGCGGCTGACTACCTCAAGCCGCAGCTGATCGATACCGAAGCCCAGCGCAGCTACGTGCGCTATGAGCCGATCGGCTGCGTGTTCGCGGTGATGCCCTGGAACTTCCCGATCTGGCAGGTGTTCCGCTTCCTCGCGCCGGCGTTTATGGCCGGCAACGTGGCCCTGCTCAAGCACGCCAGCAACGTGCCGCAGTGCGCCGACCTGATCCTGGCGGTGTGCCGCGACGGCGGCCTGCCCGAAGGCGTGTTCGATGTGCTGCACATCGACAACGACCAGGCCGCCGAAGTGCTGCGCGACAAGCGGGTCAAGGCGGTGACGCTGACCGGCAGCGAGCGCGCCGGGCGCTCCATCGCGGCCAACGCCGGCGACCAGCTCAAGAAGTGCGTGATGGAACTGGGCGGCAGCGATGCCTTCGTGGTGCTGGACGATGCCGATCTTGAAAAGACGGTGGCTGCAGCAGTGAAGTCACGCTTCGACAACAGCGGGCAGACCTGCATCGCGGCCAAGCGGTTCATCGTGGTCGATGCGATCGCCGATGCGTTCGTGGAGAAGTTCGTCGCCGCTGCAGGCAAGCGCGTCTACGGGGATCCGCAGGACGAGAACACCACGCTGGCCCCGATGGCACGCGCGGACCTGCGCGACGAACTGCACAAGCAGGTGCAGGACAGCATCGCCAAGGGCGCCAAGCTGCTGCTGGGCGGCGAGCCGGTGGCCGGTTCGCATGCCGGTTATCCAGCGACCATCCTGGACAACGTCACCCCCGGCATGCCGGCCTACGACGAAGAACTGTTCGGTCCGGCCGCGGCGATCCTGCGGGTCGGCGATGACGCCGAAGCACTGCGCGTGGCCAATGACACCACCTTCGGCCTGGGCGGCAGCGTGTGGACCACCGATGCGGCCCGTGGCGAAGCCATCGCCCAACAGCTGGAATGTGGTGCCGCCTTCGTCAACGCCATCGTCAAGAGCGACGTGCGCCTCCCCTTCGGCGGCAGCAAACGTTCCGGCTTCGGCCGCGAACTCGCCGAGCATGGCATCCATGAGTTCATGAACATCAAGACCGTCTACGTCGCCTGA
- a CDS encoding ABC transporter permease subunit — MSMVRSNRWLGWSLLGLGFAFLYLPILLLMVYSFNASKLATVWSGFSTRWYGELFNNRQILDALWISLKVAFWTACAATVLGTMAAMVMTRMRRFPGKTLFGALITAPLVMPEVILGFSLMTLLVAMGGIPGFPSRGVTSIWIAHVTFTLSFVTVVVSSRLQELDRSLEEAAMDLGASRLKVFFQITLPIIAPALVAGWLLAFTLSLDDVVIASFVAGPNSTTLPMKVFSSVRMGIKPEINALATLMVLAVSIAAVVGWYITARAEKRRQRDMQMALQDPI, encoded by the coding sequence ATGAGCATGGTGCGCAGCAACCGCTGGTTGGGCTGGAGCCTGCTCGGGCTGGGCTTCGCCTTCCTGTACCTGCCGATCCTGTTGTTGATGGTGTATTCCTTCAACGCCTCCAAGCTGGCCACGGTGTGGTCGGGCTTCTCCACGCGCTGGTACGGTGAGCTGTTCAACAACCGCCAGATCCTGGACGCGCTGTGGATCAGCCTGAAGGTCGCATTCTGGACCGCCTGCGCGGCCACCGTGCTCGGCACGATGGCCGCGATGGTGATGACCCGCATGCGCCGCTTCCCGGGCAAGACCCTGTTCGGGGCGTTGATCACCGCACCGCTGGTGATGCCCGAAGTGATCCTGGGCTTCTCGCTGATGACCCTGCTGGTGGCGATGGGCGGCATCCCCGGCTTTCCCAGCCGCGGCGTGACCAGCATCTGGATCGCGCACGTCACCTTCACTCTGTCCTTCGTGACCGTGGTGGTGTCTTCGCGGCTGCAGGAGCTGGACCGCTCGCTGGAAGAGGCCGCCATGGATCTTGGCGCGAGCCGGCTCAAGGTGTTCTTCCAGATCACCCTGCCGATCATCGCCCCGGCGCTGGTGGCCGGCTGGCTGCTGGCCTTCACGCTCTCCCTTGATGACGTGGTGATCGCCAGCTTCGTGGCCGGTCCCAACTCCACCACGCTGCCGATGAAGGTGTTCTCCTCGGTGCGGATGGGCATCAAGCCCGAGATCAACGCGCTGGCCACCTTGATGGTGTTGGCGGTGTCGATCGCGGCCGTGGTGGGCTGGTACATCACGGCCCGGGCCGAGAAGCGCCGCCAGCGTGACATGCAGATGGCACTGCAGGACCCCATCTGA
- a CDS encoding ABC transporter permease subunit produces the protein MSATGWKRWLPGTRAGVIAAPYLWLLLFFAVPFVIILMISFARTQVGSPPYTWLLEYVDGAFSLKLNLGSYAALVKDNQYLLAYLSSIKIAVISTLLTLLIGYPMAYVISRMSPAARNVAMMLVVLPSWTSFLIRVYAWIGILDRNGLLNQLLLKLGLIDAPLQILYTPTAAYIGIVYCYLPFMVLPLYANLVKLDNRLLEAAYDLGAKPWQAFMRITLPLSRTGIIAGCMLVMIPAVGEFVIPEMLGGPDTLMIGRVLWGEFFNNRDWPTASAVAIVMLALLLVPILLFNRMQQRELEGKLA, from the coding sequence ATGAGCGCGACCGGCTGGAAGCGCTGGCTCCCGGGCACGCGCGCCGGCGTGATCGCCGCGCCGTACCTGTGGCTGCTGCTGTTCTTCGCGGTGCCGTTCGTGATCATCCTGATGATCTCCTTCGCGCGCACCCAGGTCGGCTCGCCGCCGTACACCTGGCTGCTGGAGTACGTGGACGGCGCCTTCTCGCTCAAGCTCAACCTGGGCAGCTATGCGGCCCTGGTCAAGGACAACCAGTACCTGCTGGCCTACCTGAGCTCGATCAAGATCGCGGTCATCTCGACCCTGCTCACGCTGTTGATCGGCTACCCGATGGCGTATGTGATCTCGCGGATGAGCCCGGCCGCACGCAACGTGGCGATGATGCTGGTGGTGCTGCCCTCGTGGACCTCGTTCCTGATCCGCGTGTATGCGTGGATCGGCATCCTGGACCGCAACGGCCTGCTCAACCAGCTGCTGCTCAAGCTGGGCCTGATCGATGCACCGCTGCAGATCCTGTATACCCCGACCGCAGCCTACATCGGCATCGTGTACTGCTACCTGCCGTTCATGGTGCTGCCGCTGTACGCCAACCTGGTGAAGCTGGACAACCGCCTGCTCGAGGCCGCCTACGACCTCGGCGCCAAGCCGTGGCAGGCCTTCATGCGGATCACGCTGCCGCTCTCGCGCACCGGCATCATCGCCGGCTGCATGCTGGTGATGATCCCGGCCGTGGGTGAATTCGTGATTCCGGAAATGCTGGGCGGGCCGGACACGCTGATGATCGGTCGCGTGCTGTGGGGCGAGTTCTTCAACAACCGCGACTGGCCGACGGCCTCGGCGGTGGCGATCGTGATGCTGGCCCTGCTGCTGGTGCCGATCCTGCTGTTCAACCGCATGCAGCAGCGCGAGCTGGAAGGAAAGCTGGCATGA
- the potA gene encoding polyamine ABC transporter ATP-binding protein, with product MPFEAKPEGAVLPVLEPGYLSIRALRKEFDGFVALDDVTLDVRKGEIFALLGGSGSGKSTLLRCLGGFETPTQGTIDLDGQRINALPPYQRPINMMFQSYALFPHMTVEQNIAFGLKQDGMARDAINRRVGEMLELVQLTKLAKRKPHQLSGGQQQRVALARSLAKGPKLLLLDEPMGALDKKLRSQMQLELVNIIETTGVTCVMVTHDQEEAMTMATRIAVMDAGWIQQVGKPDEIYEQPANRFVAEFIGSVNLFDGVLDEDLPEYVTVRTPLFPAPIYVAHGITGYEGQPVAFALRPEKVMIGKDEPAGDTNKAQGVIEETAYFGSHSVFHVRLPSGAKVLSNFANSQRWASDGLTWGDTVWVHWRDNDGVVLTS from the coding sequence ATGCCATTTGAAGCCAAGCCGGAAGGCGCGGTCCTCCCGGTCCTGGAACCGGGTTACCTGTCCATCCGCGCGCTGCGCAAGGAGTTCGACGGCTTCGTCGCGCTCGACGACGTCACCCTGGACGTGCGCAAGGGCGAGATCTTCGCGCTGCTGGGTGGCTCGGGCAGCGGCAAATCGACGCTGCTGCGCTGCCTGGGCGGCTTCGAGACCCCCACCCAGGGCACCATCGACCTGGACGGCCAGCGCATCAACGCGCTGCCGCCGTACCAGCGCCCGATCAACATGATGTTCCAGTCCTATGCGCTGTTCCCGCACATGACGGTGGAGCAGAACATCGCCTTCGGCCTGAAGCAGGACGGCATGGCCCGCGATGCGATCAATCGCCGTGTCGGCGAGATGCTGGAGCTGGTGCAGTTGACCAAGCTGGCCAAGCGCAAACCGCACCAGCTCTCCGGTGGCCAGCAGCAGCGCGTGGCGCTGGCGCGGTCGCTGGCCAAGGGCCCGAAGCTGCTGTTGCTGGATGAGCCGATGGGCGCGCTGGACAAGAAGCTGCGCTCGCAGATGCAGCTGGAGCTGGTCAACATCATCGAGACCACCGGGGTGACCTGCGTGATGGTCACCCACGATCAGGAAGAAGCCATGACCATGGCCACCCGGATCGCGGTGATGGATGCCGGCTGGATCCAGCAGGTCGGCAAGCCGGATGAAATCTACGAACAGCCGGCCAACCGGTTCGTGGCCGAGTTCATCGGTTCGGTGAACCTGTTCGACGGGGTGCTCGATGAGGACCTGCCCGAATACGTCACGGTGCGCACGCCGCTGTTCCCTGCGCCGATCTACGTCGCCCACGGCATCACCGGCTACGAAGGCCAGCCGGTAGCCTTCGCGCTGCGCCCGGAGAAGGTGATGATCGGCAAGGACGAACCGGCCGGCGACACCAACAAGGCGCAGGGCGTGATCGAGGAGACCGCCTACTTCGGCAGCCACTCGGTGTTCCATGTGCGCCTGCCGAGCGGGGCCAAGGTGCTGTCCAACTTCGCCAACTCGCAGCGCTGGGCCAGCGATGGCCTGACCTGGGGCGACACCGTCTGGGTGCACTGGCGCGACAACGACGGCGTGGTGCTGACCTCATGA
- a CDS encoding polyamine ABC transporter substrate-binding protein yields MKLRILTLGIAVSVLTACGGGDKQDDAKVLNVYNYSDYIAEDTIPNFEKATGTKVTYDVFDSDEMVETKLLAGNSGYDVVVPTLNFFGRQIKAGVFLPLDKSKIPNLANLDPSVMKRIAQQDPGNEYGVPYMIGTTGIGYNVELLKQRFGGSTEIANSWDLIFKPENIAKMKDCGITILDTPSDMIPIALHYLGEDPHSQDPATLEKAAALLKTIRPYVQNFHSSQYVGSLANGGTCLVVGWSGDIIQARDRAAEASNGVTVAYSIPREGAPQWFDMLAIPKDAKHPEAAYAFINYLLEPKVAAANTNFIHYANPVTTATPLVDEAIRTDPTIYPPADVAAKMFTYSINTPEVDKLYTRLWTEVKTGR; encoded by the coding sequence GAATCCTCACCCTCGGCATTGCCGTATCCGTGCTGACCGCCTGTGGCGGCGGTGACAAGCAGGACGACGCCAAGGTGCTGAACGTCTACAACTACAGCGACTACATCGCGGAAGACACCATCCCGAACTTCGAGAAGGCCACCGGCACCAAGGTGACCTATGACGTGTTCGACAGCGATGAGATGGTCGAAACCAAGCTGCTGGCCGGCAACAGCGGCTACGACGTGGTCGTGCCGACGCTGAATTTCTTCGGCCGCCAGATCAAGGCCGGCGTGTTCCTGCCGCTGGACAAGAGCAAGATCCCGAACCTGGCCAATCTCGACCCGAGTGTGATGAAGCGCATCGCGCAGCAGGACCCGGGCAACGAATACGGCGTGCCGTACATGATCGGCACCACCGGCATCGGCTACAACGTGGAACTGCTCAAGCAGCGCTTCGGCGGCAGCACCGAGATCGCCAACAGCTGGGACCTGATCTTCAAGCCCGAAAACATCGCCAAGATGAAGGACTGCGGTATCACGATCCTGGATACGCCGTCGGACATGATCCCCATCGCGCTGCATTACCTGGGCGAGGATCCGCACAGCCAGGACCCGGCCACGCTGGAGAAGGCCGCCGCGCTGCTCAAGACGATCCGCCCGTACGTGCAGAACTTCCACTCCTCGCAGTACGTGGGCTCGCTGGCCAACGGCGGTACCTGCCTGGTGGTGGGCTGGTCCGGTGACATCATCCAGGCCCGCGACCGCGCGGCCGAGGCGTCCAACGGCGTGACCGTGGCCTACTCGATCCCGCGCGAAGGCGCCCCGCAGTGGTTCGACATGCTGGCCATCCCCAAGGATGCCAAGCACCCGGAGGCCGCCTACGCCTTCATCAACTACCTGCTCGAGCCCAAGGTCGCCGCGGCCAACACCAACTTCATCCATTACGCCAACCCGGTGACCACGGCCACGCCGCTGGTGGACGAGGCGATCCGCACCGATCCGACCATCTACCCGCCGGCCGATGTGGCGGCCAAGATGTTCACCTACTCGATCAACACGCCGGAGGTGGACAAACTCTACACCCGGCTGTGGACCGAGGTGAAAACCGGGCGCTGA